One window from the genome of Dermacentor silvarum isolate Dsil-2018 chromosome 7, BIME_Dsil_1.4, whole genome shotgun sequence encodes:
- the LOC125947246 gene encoding zinc finger BED domain-containing protein 6-like, with translation MQGSPEDPDKYDNNPIATHLRRHPDLHKDYQEKRNACERPSKLKGASKMTKMIARFVARGMHPYNIAEEPDFLDMMKFAMPDYALPSRTTFSRAIIPDLYASSTEKVKKKLGDIFASGVESLSITTDGWTSWANDSYVCVTCHVIDSDFVQHVHALACTEMTDSHTAANLELFIAGVIEEWELPAHDTVPIFVVTDNGRNFTSAVARSSWNGVQCFGHTLQLCVSDAKRELSGFLQLCAKARAIVARYKRSAKERGRLKEIQRNMQLDPLKVIHDVPT, from the exons CCGACAAGTACGACAACAACCCTATAGCAACGCATTTAAGGAGACACCCGGACTTGCACAAGGACTACCAAGAGAAGCGGAATGCATGCGAGAGGCCATCCAAGCTCAAGGGGGCAAGCAAG ATGACAAAAATGATAGCTCGCTTTGTAGCTCGTGGTATGCACCCCTACAACATTGCCGAAGAACCGGATTTCCTCGACATGATGAAGTTCGCTATGCCGGATTATGCCCTGCCGTCTCGGACAACGTTCTCTAGAGCCATTATTCCAGACCTCTACGCatcaagcacagagaaggtgaaAAAGAAGCTCGGAGACATTTTTGCAAGTGGAGTGGAGTCGCTTTCAATCACAACTGATGGTTGGACATCGTGGGCAAATGACAGCTACGTTTGTGTAACTTGTCACGTCATAGACAGTGACTTCGTGCAACACGTGCATGCATTGGCTTGCACGGAGATGACAGACTCTCACACTGCAGCAAACCTGGAGCTATTTATCGCAGGTGTCATCGAGGAGTGGGAACTTCCAGCCCACGATACTGTGCCGATCTTCGTCGTTACAGATAATGGAAGGAACTTTACTTCTGCAGTAGCGCGGTCGTCCTGGAATGGTGTGCAGTGTTTCGGACACACCCTTCAGTTGTGTGTCAGTGATGCCAAAAGAGAACTGTCAGGGTTTTTGCAGCTCTGTGCTAAAGCCAGAGCGATAGTGGCTAGATACAAACGGAGTGCCAAGGAACGAGGACGGCTAAAGGAAATTCAGAGAAACATGCAGTTGGACCCTCTCAAGGTTATACACGACGTCCCGACGTGA